CCAGGGTAGGAGAGTTTTGCTGGTTTGACCATGTGTACTTGCGACCATGCAGCGGTATCTCTTTAAGAGCCAAATCATTGATAAACCTCCTAAAACGACCCATCATTGCCCTATTATAATTGGTATTATTCTTGTCTTCATCCCTGTAAATTAGATTGAAATCCCCAGCCACCATCCATGGTCCCGGGCATGCTGCACGAATATCCCGTAATTACTGAAGAAACTAAATTTTGTCCTAATTACCTTGGGGTCCATAAACACAAGTAAACCACCAAGACTGCCCATTTTCTGGGGAGAACTGAACTATTACACTATGATTGTCAACCCGTTGAGCTACGGAAAAACCAATATGTCGTCTCCAAGAAACCAAGATTCCTTCGCTGGCACCAACAGAGGGGGCAGCAACGAAGTATGAGAATTCTGAGCCTAGGGTAGATAGTATAATTCTGCGAGATATACCTGTGATTTTGGTTTCCTGAATACACACAATGTCCGACCGAGTTGAGTCCATAATAGAGCGTACAGAGTCTTGCCTGGGGATAGAATTTAATCCCCTAACATTCCAAATTAGAATTTTTTTCAGGATCCATAAATACATGATCAAAGGCGACCACCCATGCATCAGACAATTAACTCAACATTTCCAATTCCTCCCCCTGCCAAAGTTCATTAGGCAGGGACTAACAAAACAAGGCAGCTAGTGCTTGAAGCTGTGAATCAGATATGGGTTGCCCAAATAATTTTGCATAATCATCTAGAGCCTGTTGGTCAATACCTTTATTTTCATCAAGGATGCCTAGAGATCGCATTGCCTTCTTCTTCGTCCTCCCGTCCAGGTCATTCAGAGGAAATTCCACAGCAGCCCCAGCAAGCCGACGACTACGATGCGGTGTGGCCCCGGACAACTGGGACTTGTATCTTTGCTTGTTGATTACCGGCATCGGGAGCAGGGCATCTGTACACCGAGCAAGGCTATTGAGGAAGGCAGCTCGGGCTTCCGAAGACGGGAGACTCCTAGCCCAGGGCAGAGTCACCAATGGGACTACAACACCCAGGACTTGGGTCTACTATTCAGGGCCCCCCAAATCCGAGCCAACTGCGGTATGGGTGCCAGAGGGGGTCGGAGACCCTGGCTGATGCGCTTCTGAGGGGGGCCGGTCATCCACTCCTTGGACCGCACTAGGGAAGGAGACCGAGGATGGAGATGCTACTGTCGCTACCACATCCCCGGCCGTCGTGGGATCAATTCTTCTAGTTTCCAAATCCAGAATCTCTAGGCACGGGCGTGGGGAGGACCCACGACGGCAGCCGGAGCGCTGTCGCTGCCATGAGCGGAGATAGCGCCTGGAATAGACCCAGAGCCACTTAGTCGAAGACTTATATTGTAGATAAGGCGGTGGCAGGGGTGTTCATGGGGATCATGGGGAGGCCGGTAAGACCGTCGCCTCCTCAAACAATAGGGGTGAGCGTGGTGAGGACGGCCTTTCTATTGCCCCATCAACGCCCAACACACCCTGTAAATCTGAAACCACACCCAGGCCGAACTTTTTAAGCCCATTAGGAGACACCAAATTCCCACCAGGAACCAATTCACTTACGGCCCAGGGGAGGGCTGATTGCTCCTCAACCACAAAGGACATAAGCACGGGAGAAGATGCCGAGGGGGCCAGCAAGTCTGGCTCGGCCCCACTGATGGCTAAAGGGCTTCCACAATTAAGTTTCTGCAAACTGTCAACCATCTCCACCTCCTCATTATTTTTTGTCGGGGACACGGTGCATTGACGGCTGCCGCTTAGGGGCACCCGCACGTCATCAATGGTCATGGATGCTTGGGTTGCTACGCACAGCTCCTTGGAAACAGCCGAAGCCGCAACAGCCTTGAGTGAGGGGCCTCCACTTTCCTAGGCAGGCGTGCGGCCCAAAGCGCCGCTGCCGGTCTCCCTGCCATCTGCCAAACCAAAAGCAGAGGGGGCGGCAGAGGAGCCAAGAAACGACGTCGCTGCCATGAAGAGCCATCCTCCCTACTGTCATCACTGCCGCTGTCTCCATTGGAAGGAGGGGCATCAGGAAGAATCACAACTGAAGCATGAACGTCAATGGGATATGCCAGAATCCTCTTCACTGGAGGGTCTTCCACGACGGTTGATGGGGGTTTAGTAACCCATAGTTCCTTATAACGTGGAATTGAACTTAAATCTGAGCACCACACCGAGCACCGAAAGGTGGACAAATCAAGAGTATCTGAATGCACGTGATCAATCCAGGCATAGGGCTTAGGAATTGTTCCACTATTGAAGTTTCCCAAACATGGGTAGGAATGCCACGGAGCTCAATGTCGACTAGGCATGGTAGAGTCCTCCCAATCGCGCCAGCTAGTCTGCTCCATCGTTTGCACAGAAGGCTGAATTCCGGCGAGCGTAGAGGCTGTCGTAGACTGACCAAACGATCCACCGATTCGGCATCTGGGAGAAAGAGCAGGTAGGTAGACGAAGAGGCACGACGCAGGACCAATGAAGCTGCCTCAACCTCCAACCTGGTTGCAATCGCTGCTGCAATAGCATTAGCCGGCGCAAGAGGGGTAGAGCCGATGACTGTCATGACCACCGCCCGCGCAAGGTCTTCCTCCGCATGAGCCACCTAATCACTCCAACTGATGATGCAAGGAGGAGGCATCTCAGGGGCTTGATCTTGTAAGGTCATCAGAGTGGGTGCAACGTCCGGTGCGGGGGCAGCTGCTAGAGATGAGTCCGAGCGCCCGGTGTCCTCCCACCATCGGTGACGTGGATGTCGTCGTCGATGCTGCCGACCAGCCCGGCCATCAGCACCATCAGCGTGAGGCGCTACTGATGATGAATCCATCATGCCGCTCGGACCAGTTGCCGGAGTCGCCGCACCACACACCGAGCCCGCCGGGATAGACCGTTGCGGGGGGTAGTGATAGCAGGCTCCTAGGCCAAGGAGATTCGCCGCCAGACAGACCTGCGCTCGGGCTGGGAGGTACGTCCACCTCGCACCATCCTAGGGAACACGTAGGATCGGTGTCCCAGGGAGCGGCAGCGGAAACACCTCACCTGCAGATGGCACCGAGCAGCAGTGTGTGTGGCGGAGAAACAATTGAAGCACTTTCCAACAAGATCAGCAGGGACCCGGTGGCGAGAACGAGTAGAACACCGCCGATCCAGATGCTCCCTGCCAAACCTGAACCTTTGCCACCCTTCGGGGTCAGGACGAGAGGCCCTGCACTGCCTAACGAAGCGCACGTGCCCAGCAGCAGAATGAGGCAAAGCACAACCGACCTTACATGCAGGAGCAGGTATCTGGCCAAGAGGCGGCCGACCCGCCGCGGCATACGCCGCCGAGGTGCTCGCTTCCGAGCCCGCCGCGTCACTCATTGTCGAGGCGCCCACTGCTGAGCCCGCGGAGGCACTCCCTGCCGAGGCGCCCTTTGCCGAACCCTCCGCGGCGCCTGACGCCGAGAACGTGCCTGAGCCTACTGCACCGTCGCTAGGGGAAGCCCAATCCGTGTTGGATAGGAGGACTTCCAGATAGGATGGGGGCGGCCCGTAGTCGTCCAAAGAAGCCGGGCTGGAGTCGCCCCAGCGCTCCTGCTTGGAGCGACCGCATGTGGAGGGGAGGAAGGTTCCAGAGAGGACAAGGAGGGGGTGGAGACCGACGTCCTGGGAGAAGAACCGGGGTTGGTGGCCGCCGGGCTCGGAGTGATCTCCGGCGTGGGGTTGAGGGGAGGCGGGACGTCGGGAGGGGAGTTGGAGAGACAGAGAGCCATGGAAGTGTAATTCGGTGGTGATAGGCGACTGAGTTATTCATTGTCATGGAACTACCTATCTTAAAGATAGAAAGCATCTTTATATTAATTAAGAAGAATAAAAAATTAGGAGGCACCCTTACAATGCCCCTAGAAAATCTTGGAGATAGAAAAGTTGGTATTTGATTGTTACTAGTAGATGGGCCCACTCATAAAGGCACATAATTCATTATGGTGGAACTACCTATCTTAAAGATAGAAAGCATCTTTATATTAGGAACAATAAAAAATAGTTTAGAAACCTTACAATGCGCCTCCCTCTCCACTCACACACACAAGGCAAGGTTTCATTAAGGTACCTCATAATCTTAGAGATAAAAAGTTGGTATCTAAATGTGACTAGTATTAGTTTTCAATCTCTAAGATCGTTTACCATAGCAAAGCGATGATAATTAAATAGCACATTTCATCTCTAAGATTGTCTGAGTTATAAAGTACCTAGCTTTGTATCTTAAAGATTGTGTTTCATAAGACACTGAGAACCAAGCAACATCTTTCTATCTGTAAGATTGTTTGTCTATGTCTGTGTATCACTGCCAAACAATGTTATAGATATAAAATTATTAGGCAAACGTTATTAGTAGATGGGCCCCACTCTTAGCGGCACATACTTACAACTATTACCCTTTTAAACAATTTAGTGAAACATAGAAAGCTACTGCTTTGCTATTGCATCACTGCCCAACAACCTTAGAGATAGAAAGCTTCCAAGTCTTAACATTATATGGGTGTGGGCCCACATGCAGTGGCACATCTTGTGGACAGACTCAGtctggaaagagagagagagagagagagagggagggagggagggagggagggagagcaaTGAGATGAAATGCATGCAAACAAGAAAAGAGTGCATGTACTGctatacctctctctctctctctctctcactgatttTGAGAGCAAGAATTAGTTTCTGTTACTGCAGCCCCCAAGGCCTATAAATCCAACACCTTCCTGGCTTGCTTTGACACACTTGTGGATCTGAGAGCATTTTGTAGCATTCAGTAGCATTCTCAATGGGGAATTTTCCCTTGATGCTTTGCCTATTTCTCAAAGCATTTTGTAGTATCGTCAGCATGCTGGTTTGGTGAACATTGATATGCAGCTCTCTTGCGTGTTCGAGAATCGAGATGGTTTTTGGTGAGCATTTCCTGCTGTGATTTTGTTGGTTTTTGGGGTCTCGTGTAGGTGAATTCATCAGCATTGAGGGTTTATTGTTCTCTCTGGATAGTATACCCTGATTAAGTTCTTGATCATTCATTAACATGTTTTCGCAATTTCAGTTTCATGTTTGAGGAAGGTTAGGATTGTTTTGCAACCCTTCCGGATTGTTGTGCATCTGAAAGTTTGCATAGCTTTGTGGTAAAAGAATTGGTCTTTATTTTTTCTGAGGAATGAATTCCTCTGGCATCTGATGCTCTAGGGCCATAACTCACTAAAGCTTGCAACTTTACTGCTGTCCTACCTGACTAAACTTCCCTATGGAATAAATGCTGAAGCTGTTTTCTTTTCCTGCTTTGGTTGGTGTTGATCATCGTGGACATAGCAGAGGAGGTGTCTCCCATGGAGATGGCTAACATGAAGCCAGAGGAGATTACCCACCCTCCCATCATGGATCAGCTGGCTGGAATGGAGTACTGTGTAGACTCCAACCCATCCTGGGGTAAGTACTCAGGTGTCTAAGCTTGCATGATTCATTCACCTAGCTGTGTTATGTCTTTATGGCACTAAATCTCTGTAATCTGTTTGATGGCGCAGGAGGGTGTATTATGCTGGGTTTCCAGCATTTCATCCTTTGCTTGGGGACGGCAGTGATGATCCCCACCTTGCTGGTTCCCCTCATGGGAGGAAATGCCGTAAGAATCCTTTCATTGTTCAACTTTGTCACTGTGAATAGATGATGCGCTATCTGATTGTTTTGTGTCATATTGGTGTAATGGTATTTATCTCCAAACAGAATTTGAAAATTGAATGGTTAGATTGGATTCTAGTTTATCAATGTCATTTGAAAGCAGAAAGAGTTGTCTTTGAAATCGTCATGTCCAGTGTAAATGTGTAATAAGGGTTACTGGTATTGGTAGTGTTATTATTTTCATTTCACATGCACTTCAGTACATATATATCTGGTAGTACTTAGTGTTAGAGAACTGATAGCTTTTATGTTTAAAACTAATATATCTCCTGTTGTGTTCACACTAGTGTATGACTTGCATGTGTCCAGAATTCATCTTTTTCGATAATGACCTCTTTATGCACTGTTTTTCAGTGATAAAATATATCCTGAATGTTTGTCCGTTTGTTTGCTTCCAGCATGACAAGGCAATTGTGGTACAGACAGTGCTGTTTGTGACTGGCATAAATACACTGCTGCAAACTCTGTTTGGAACTCGCCTGCCTACGGTTATTGGTGGATCATATGCATTTGTAATCCCAGTCATATCAATAATCAGTGATCCCTGGCTGATGCAAATTGCTGATGACCACACGGTAAGCATGCAATGTTTACAGTTCTTCTAACTAATTAGTGTATTAGTATTCATCTCACATGTTTTCTCTTGTTGCAGAGGTTCAAAGTAGCCATGAGAGCCATACAGGGGGCCCAGATAATATCCTCCTGCATTCAGATAGTGCTTGGCTACAGCCAGTTGTGGGGGTTATGCTGCAGGTACAGACCAGTCATTCATTCAGTTGATGTGTCATGTGATCTAATGTTCAAATACTCGTCTGTCCCTGTCATATACTACTAATTCTATCGTCTTAGGGAAGTAGTCATTGTTCCTTTGTATGTGCAACTTTTGGCTTTATATTTGTTGATATTGGGGCTATTTGACCGATCAGTAGGTTATTCGCTGTTATTTATACTAGCACTGGGCCTTTGATGATCTACTTTGGGTTCTCAATTTGAGAAGTGGGCATCACTTTCAGGAAAAGTGATGGGATATGGCAGCAACCTTCGGACTGACGATAGGAATCTTAAAATGTTGTTTTGATATCACTGTTGCAGGTTCTTCAGCCCACTTGGGATGGTTCCAGTTGTTGCACTAGTAGGGATTGGCCTTTTTGAGAGAGGATTCCCAGTGGTAAAAGATCTTACTAGTACTATTTCTTTGCTGAGTCATCATGTTGTTAACACTGACAATTTGCTCTTATCCTTTCGAATAATATATTTGATGTCTCAGATAGCAACCTGCGCGGAAATCGGTCTTCCGATGCTCGTCCTGTTTGTTGCACTTTCACAATATCTGAAGCATGTACAAATGTGCCATTTCCCAATATTCGAGAGGTTCTCAGTGCTAATCTCCATAGCACTGGTTTGGTTATATGCCCAAATCCTCAATGTCAGTGGAGCATACAAGCATAGTCCGGTGCTCACTCAGCTCAACTGCCGAACTGACCGTGCCAATCTCATCACAACTGCACCATGGTCTGTAGACTGATGTCTCCTCCCACTGTTCTATATATTTTCATCTCATCATTTCACACTTATGGAATTTATATACTTGTTTGAACATTTTCTCAGGATTAGGCTTCCATACCCGCTGCAGTGGGGTCCGCCGACTTTCAGCGCAGACCATTCATTTGGTATGATGGCTGCTGTGGTGGTGTCCTTGATAGAGGTAATTAACAGAATAACACTCCATTGTCCATTGTACCATGTAATGTTCAGTTAGTTGACATCATGCTGATCTGATTTGTCTGAAAAATATTTTGAGCATTGCAGTCTACGGCAGCATTTCAGGCTGCTGCCCGTTTGGCAAGCGCGACGCCTCCACCGCCATTTGTTTTGAGCAGGGGCATTGGATGCCAGGTTAGTTAGTTCTTGCCATGTGCTAGCTAGGAAACAAAGACAAAAAATATTTAGCTGGAAATTCCTCCGTTGAGAAGAAGATTATTATTtattttctcctctttcttgtgaCGTAAATGTGTGAAAAATCAGGGAATCGGGCTGCTGTTCGACGGGTTATTTGGTACTGTGAGCGGCTCTACCGTCTCTGTGTGAGTGTTTCTGCTTCTTTGTCACGCCAAGTTTGCATGAACCAATTTTCCAGTGTCATGCCAATGCCATGCTCTTGTGTATATTACTTTACTTTGCCCAACTCAGGGAGAACGTCGGTCTCCTAGGATCAACAAGGATTGGCAGCAGAAGAGTAATCCAGATTTCTGCTATTTTCATGATCTTCTTCTCCATCCTAGGTAGAATATTATTTCCAGCAAAGTAAATAAAACGATACTGTACCAAGCTTTAATTTCTCTGTTGTTGAACACATGTTATGTTATATGATCTTTTAGGGCGATTCGGAGCATTGTTCGCTTCGATTCCATTCATACTGTTTGCTGCCATGTACTGCGTGTTGTTTGGCTATGTTGGTACGTACTTACTTTACTTGCAGATGTCAAAAGGAAATTTTTATGTCTCCATAGTTTGTTACTGCCTTTGCTACTTCCCCAGATTTCGGCTCTCCGAAAAAAAAGAA
The sequence above is drawn from the Miscanthus floridulus cultivar M001 chromosome 15, ASM1932011v1, whole genome shotgun sequence genome and encodes:
- the LOC136508193 gene encoding nucleobase-ascorbate transporter 2-like, which gives rise to MVFEEVSPMEMANMKPEEITHPPIMDQLAGMEYCVDSNPSWGGCIMLGFQHFILCLGTAVMIPTLLVPLMGGNAHDKAIVVQTVLFVTGINTLLQTLFGTRLPTVIGGSYAFVIPVISIISDPWLMQIADDHTRFKVAMRAIQGAQIISSCIQIVLGYSQLWGLCCRFFSPLGMVPVVALVGIGLFERGFPVIATCAEIGLPMLVLFVALSQYLKHVQMCHFPIFERFSVLISIALVWLYAQILNVSGAYKHSPVLTQLNCRTDRANLITTAPWIRLPYPLQWGPPTFSADHSFGMMAAVVVSLIESTAAFQAAARLASATPPPPFVLSRGIGCQGIGLLFDGLFGTVSGSTVSVENVGLLGSTRIGSRRVIQISAIFMIFFSILGRFGALFASIPFILFAAMYCVLFGYVGAVGLSFMQFTNMNSTRNFFVLGISLYLGISIPNYFHQFTTSYRREPVHTRAGWFNDLINTVFSSPATVGFIVSMVLDNTLQARNRDRDRGMPWWARFRTFRGDSRTVEFYNLPFSLNRFFPAS